From the Ictalurus furcatus strain D&B chromosome 19, Billie_1.0, whole genome shotgun sequence genome, one window contains:
- the irf5 gene encoding interferon regulatory factor 5 has product MSAQPRRIRLKPWLLAQVNSGKYPGLNWLNKECRLFQIPWRHATRHLPTPEEENTIFKAWALETGKYQEGVDEPDPAKWKANLRCALNKSREFMLKYDGTKETPMQPYKIYEVCELSVNGDECEDDEEELPNVAHLSINPCTVEPPSYPAFPANPVDTFPLPFMPPAFPDHSHIAPTVKQEEHLLREAVPNGCGLGTRVIAPSAVPQTIVMPDTMADSPMPEVRPEVESQVQTCLSDLLSSPHMLPLTDLDIKFQYRGLTVGSMTVSNPQGCRLYSGNLAPTPEQVELFGPITLHQVLFPGTAEIQNEKQRFYTEHLLDVMDRGLILEIQGQDIYAVRLCQCKVFWSGPGVPEEGQPNPMERERKINVFSLNNFLQGLIMYQKGEVPTPPPFEIYFCFGEDWPDRKPKEKKLIIVQVVPVVARILTEMFSGELSWSTDSIRLQISNPDLKDQTVEQFKELHRLLQNQQAQASWHQNIH; this is encoded by the exons ATGAGTGCCCAGCCAAGGAGAATCCGTCTGAAGCCGTGGCTGCTGGCTCAG GTGAACAGTGGGAAATACCCTGGCCTCAACTGGCTGAATAAGGAGTGTCGCTTATTTCAGATACCCTGGAGACATGCCACACGCCATCTGCCAACCCCAGAGGAGGAAAACACTATATTCAAG gcCTGGGCACTGGAGACAGGGAAGTACCAGGAGGGTGTAGATGAGCCTGATCCGGCCAAGTGGAAGGCCAACCTGCGATGCGCCCTCAACAAGAGCCGTGAGTTTATGCTGAAGTATGATGGTACTAAGGAGACACCAATGCAACCATACAAGATTTACGAGGTGTGCGAACTGTCAGTAAATGGAG ATGAGtgtgaggatgatgaggaagag ctaCCAAATGTTGCACACCTCTCCATCA ACCCTTGTACGGTTGAGCCTCCAAGCTACCCAGCATTCCCAGCCAACCCAGTTGATACATTCCCTCTGCCATTCATGCCACCTGCTTTTCCTGATCACAGCCATATAGCTCCTACCGTGAAACAGGAGGAGCACCTACTCAGGGAAGCTGTTCCAAATGGATGTGGTCTGGGAACCAGGGTCATAGCACCATCTGCTGTTCCCCAAACTATTGTCATGCCAGACACCATGGCGGACAGTCCTATGCCAGAGGTGAGGCCTGAAGTAGAGAGCCAAGTGCAGACATGCCTCTCTGACCTGCTGAGCAGTCCTCATATGCTGCCCC TAACAGACCTCGACATTAAGTTCCAGTATCGCGGACTGACCGTGGGCTCTATGACTGTGAGTAATCCTCAGGGCTGTCGGCTTTATTCTGGTAATTTGGCACCAACACCGGAGCAAGTGGAGCTATTTGGGCCCATCACCCTGCACCAGGTGCTGTTCCCTGGAACTGCCGAGATCCAAAATGAGAAGCAGCGCTTCTACACTGAGCATCTGCTAGATGTGATGGACCGTGGCCTCATCCTGGAGATCCAAGGCCAGGACATCTATGCTGTGCGTTTGTGCCAGTGCAAAGTGTTCTGGTCTGGGCCGGGAGTGCCCGAGGAGGGTCAGCCCAACCCGATGGAAAGGGAGCGCAAGATCAATGTGTTCAGTCTCAATAACTTTCTGCAGG GACTCATCATGTACCAGAAGGGTGAGGTGCCGACTCCACCACCCTTTGAAATTTACTTCTGCTTTGGGGAGGATTGGCCTGACAGAAAACCCAAAGAGAAGAAGCTCATAATTGTCCAG GTCGTGCCTGTAGTGGCGAGGATCCTGACAGAGATGTTCTCCGGTGAGCTCTCGTGGTCCACAGACAGCATCCGCCTCCAGATCTCCAACCCTGATCTGAAAGACCAGACCGTTGAGCAGTTCAAGGAGCTCCACAGACTGTTGCAAAATCAACAGGCCCAGGCCTCATGGCACCAGAACATCCACTAA